One Spirochaeta africana DSM 8902 genomic window carries:
- a CDS encoding glycosyltransferase family 4 protein — protein MDILILNYEYPPLGGGAANATFNLVRELSGRSDLQVTVVTSAVGAARVEQPADNVTLHFLDIGKTADSLHYQSFRDLIVYAWRAWRAVRRLQKQQRFDVVHAFFGIPCGFVARFLGVPYIVSLRGSDVPGYSPRMQRLERLGLRRLSRWVWRGAAAVTVNSAGLGELAAQTLAAEYPVIPNGVDTDLFAPAAASARRPPAAAPEAGLRLVSTGRLIPRKGYHLLIPALRPQDSLVLIGDGPERAALQQLAAGKQVRFLGEQPREVIARELQQADAFVLPSANEGMSNSLLEAMAAGLPVVVTDVGGSRELVDGNGVVLPERSIQALQTALQQLSDMDLAAMGCRSREIALQFSWAAMAGSYIELYRAC, from the coding sequence ATGGACATCCTCATCCTGAACTACGAATACCCACCGCTTGGCGGTGGCGCTGCCAATGCTACCTTCAACCTGGTGCGCGAGTTGTCCGGTCGGTCGGATCTCCAGGTTACCGTAGTCACCTCGGCGGTTGGTGCTGCCCGGGTGGAACAGCCGGCAGACAATGTAACCCTGCATTTTCTGGATATTGGCAAAACCGCCGACAGCCTACATTACCAGAGCTTTCGCGATCTGATTGTGTACGCCTGGCGGGCCTGGCGCGCTGTGCGTCGCCTGCAGAAGCAGCAGCGGTTCGATGTGGTGCATGCCTTTTTTGGCATCCCCTGCGGGTTTGTGGCGCGGTTTTTGGGTGTGCCATACATCGTCAGTCTGCGCGGCAGCGATGTGCCGGGCTACAGCCCGCGCATGCAGCGGCTGGAACGGCTGGGGCTGCGGCGCCTGTCGCGCTGGGTCTGGCGGGGGGCGGCTGCGGTAACGGTAAACTCCGCCGGTCTGGGGGAGCTTGCCGCACAGACCCTTGCTGCCGAGTATCCGGTTATCCCCAACGGGGTGGACACGGATCTGTTTGCGCCAGCTGCCGCATCTGCCAGGCGGCCACCCGCTGCTGCGCCGGAGGCAGGGCTGCGGCTGGTGTCTACCGGCAGGCTTATCCCCCGCAAGGGCTATCATCTGCTGATCCCGGCCCTGCGACCGCAGGATTCGCTGGTATTGATCGGCGACGGGCCCGAGCGTGCTGCCTTGCAGCAGCTGGCTGCAGGCAAACAGGTGCGTTTTCTGGGCGAGCAGCCGCGCGAGGTAATCGCCCGCGAACTGCAGCAGGCCGATGCCTTTGTGCTGCCCAGCGCCAACGAGGGCATGAGCAACAGCCTGCTGGAGGCCATGGCCGCCGGACTGCCGGTGGTGGTAACCGATGTCGGCGGATCACGTGAGCTGGTAGATGGCAACGGCGTGGTCTTGCCTGAGCGCAGCATCCAAGCCCTGCAGACCGCCCTGCAGCAGCTTTCGGATATGGATCTTGCTGCCATGGGGTGCCGATCCCGAGAGATCGCCCTGCAGTTTTCCTGGGCAGCAATGGCAGGGTCTTATATTGAGCTGTATCGGGCTTGCTGA